One genomic window of Leptospira paudalimensis includes the following:
- a CDS encoding 1-acyl-sn-glycerol-3-phosphate acyltransferase, protein MGKLQFFVVLCYAIPVLVILFPVGLTFSYLFKITKLDRWSNRINNYLGYFWYRSFFILTGRKLDFSQGDWNPNGNNRFLICNHTNALEVPLIVSLPYLTKSKDVRLSYLGGDIIQRYKIIPLMMHKTIVEAVIYSEKKPNFRNFKTDVLRVLKTRSIFLYPEGERTFTEEIQPFQTGVMKIAYKFNIDLDVFVVSGFMGYSSLPKYQHLSKSKKIYFHYCGSILAKEYPTFEEYLAKAETLMKEKKQILESMEKSSILQN, encoded by the coding sequence ATGGGCAAACTTCAATTTTTTGTCGTTTTATGTTATGCAATTCCTGTTTTAGTGATCCTATTTCCAGTTGGTCTGACATTTTCTTATTTATTTAAGATTACAAAACTTGACCGATGGTCTAACAGAATTAACAATTATTTAGGATATTTTTGGTATCGTTCTTTTTTCATTTTAACTGGTCGAAAACTTGATTTTTCACAAGGAGATTGGAATCCAAATGGAAACAATCGTTTTCTCATTTGTAACCATACGAATGCATTAGAAGTACCTTTGATTGTATCATTACCGTATCTCACTAAATCGAAGGATGTTCGACTTTCATATTTAGGTGGTGATATCATCCAAAGGTATAAAATCATTCCGCTCATGATGCATAAAACTATTGTGGAAGCGGTTATTTATTCAGAAAAAAAACCAAATTTTCGAAATTTTAAAACTGATGTTCTTCGAGTTTTAAAAACTAGATCTATTTTTTTATATCCAGAAGGGGAACGAACTTTCACAGAAGAAATCCAACCTTTCCAAACGGGAGTGATGAAAATTGCTTATAAATTTAATATCGATTTAGATGTGTTTGTTGTCAGCGGTTTTATGGGTTATTCCAGTTTGCCAAAATACCAACATCTATCAAAATCAAAAAAGATATATTTTCATTATTGTGGTTCAATCTTAGCAAAGGAGTATCCAACCTTTGAAGAATATCTCGCTAAGGCAGAAACCTTAATGAAAGAAAAAAAACAAATATTAGAATCTATGGAAAAATCATCCATTCTCCAAAATTAA
- a CDS encoding PAS domain S-box protein produces MTVIADKSILLVEDEAILALYEKNQLEQGGYKVTHVPSGENAIQLVIEEDNPFDLILMDIDLGKGLDGTETATHILNHKEIPIVFLSSHTEREIVKKTESITSYGYVVKNSGFTVLDASIKMAFKLFEANELTKSKKEHLETVLHSIGDGVIATDRDGKVMRINPVAEKLTGWSHEDGLGHEINEVFNIINVKTRQKVENPVEIVLKTNSVVALANHTVLIAKNGSEFQISDSGSPIKDLNGDTKGVVLVFRDITAEYNVQSQIAKQANMLDNVLDAVIGTDFTQKINYWNKAAEKIFLWKAEEVFGKNIIEILKTRYSMFSNQQVIEKVNLEGSFIGEAVQEAKDGSIRNIEINLVLLNDESELPIGYIFVARDISDRLKALNQILESEAKLTQIIDSAMDAIISIDNSKKIVLFNGAAEKMFGYESQEIIGKPLDQLIPETFRKQHDKHIDQFGKTGVSRRAMGALGQISGLRFNGEEFPIEASISQISVNGEALYTVILRDVSVRTISESRIQRLLHEKENILKEIHHRVKNNMSSLFTLLTLQAKSQDNLSIQTILYEAAGRIKSMIVLYDKLYHSETDNSVSIQDYFPSICTEIVSIFPKNVEVKLDILQETIELNAKLLSSVGIILNELITNSMKHAFAETSMPEIRLRIFKSQNQLVLEYSDNGTGIPDSISFQNTPGFGLQLIGMLVEQIEGKIQIERIDFPKYVLELKI; encoded by the coding sequence ATGACCGTCATAGCAGACAAATCCATCTTACTTGTAGAAGATGAAGCTATTTTAGCTCTCTATGAAAAAAACCAGTTGGAGCAAGGTGGATACAAGGTAACACATGTCCCAAGTGGTGAAAATGCAATTCAATTAGTGATCGAAGAAGATAATCCTTTTGATTTGATTCTCATGGACATCGATTTAGGAAAAGGATTGGATGGAACAGAAACTGCCACTCACATCCTCAATCATAAAGAAATCCCTATTGTCTTTTTATCTTCTCATACCGAAAGGGAAATTGTTAAAAAAACAGAGAGTATCACATCCTACGGTTATGTGGTGAAAAATTCTGGATTCACAGTTTTAGATGCATCTATTAAAATGGCCTTCAAACTTTTTGAGGCAAATGAACTTACAAAAAGTAAAAAAGAACATTTAGAGACCGTATTACATTCCATTGGTGACGGAGTGATTGCTACTGATAGGGATGGTAAAGTGATGAGAATCAATCCAGTTGCTGAAAAATTGACAGGCTGGAGCCACGAAGATGGATTAGGACATGAAATCAATGAAGTCTTCAATATCATCAATGTCAAAACACGTCAAAAGGTTGAAAATCCAGTTGAGATTGTTTTAAAAACAAATTCAGTTGTTGCTTTAGCAAATCATACAGTTTTGATTGCAAAAAATGGATCTGAGTTCCAAATATCTGACTCAGGTTCTCCTATTAAAGATTTAAATGGTGATACAAAAGGTGTTGTTTTAGTTTTTCGAGACATCACTGCCGAATATAATGTGCAAAGTCAAATCGCCAAACAAGCAAATATGTTGGATAATGTATTGGATGCGGTGATAGGAACTGATTTTACGCAAAAAATTAATTATTGGAACAAAGCCGCTGAAAAAATTTTCCTTTGGAAAGCTGAAGAAGTGTTTGGAAAAAATATAATAGAGATCCTTAAAACACGGTATAGTATGTTTTCCAACCAACAAGTGATCGAAAAAGTAAATTTAGAAGGAAGTTTCATTGGGGAAGCAGTCCAAGAAGCCAAAGATGGAAGTATCAGAAATATAGAAATTAATTTGGTACTTTTGAATGATGAATCGGAACTTCCAATTGGTTATATATTTGTTGCAAGAGATATTTCTGATCGTTTAAAAGCACTCAATCAAATCCTAGAATCAGAAGCAAAATTAACACAGATCATCGATTCGGCGATGGACGCCATCATCAGTATCGATAATTCGAAAAAAATTGTTTTGTTTAATGGTGCTGCAGAAAAAATGTTTGGTTATGAATCGCAAGAGATTATAGGAAAACCATTAGACCAACTCATTCCTGAAACTTTCCGAAAACAACACGATAAACATATTGATCAATTTGGTAAAACTGGTGTTAGTAGAAGAGCGATGGGAGCATTGGGTCAAATTAGCGGACTTCGATTCAATGGTGAAGAATTTCCAATTGAAGCTTCTATTTCCCAGATATCTGTAAACGGCGAAGCTTTGTATACAGTAATTTTGAGAGACGTTAGCGTAAGGACTATTTCAGAATCCAGAATCCAGAGATTGTTACACGAAAAAGAAAACATCCTAAAAGAAATACACCATCGTGTAAAAAATAATATGAGTTCTTTGTTTACTTTACTAACCTTACAAGCAAAGTCACAAGATAATCTTTCGATCCAAACAATCCTTTATGAAGCTGCCGGTAGAATCAAAAGTATGATTGTATTGTATGATAAACTCTATCATTCAGAAACAGACAATAGTGTCTCAATTCAGGATTATTTTCCTTCCATATGTACAGAAATCGTTTCAATTTTCCCTAAGAATGTGGAAGTAAAGCTTGATATACTACAAGAGACGATCGAGTTAAATGCAAAATTGCTTTCGTCTGTTGGTATCATTTTAAACGAACTGATTACAAATTCTATGAAACATGCTTTTGCCGAAACTTCAATGCCTGAAATCCGACTCAGAATTTTTAAATCACAGAATCAATTGGTTTTGGAATACTCTGATAATGGTACAGGTATCCCTGATTCTATTTCATTTCAGAACACTCCTGGATTTGGTTTACAATTGATTGGTATGCTTGTAGAACAAATCGAAGGAAAGATTCAAATTGAACGGATCGATTTTCCAAAGTATGTATTAGAGCTTAAAATTTAA
- a CDS encoding chloride channel protein: protein MVRWCLIIITIASIVGSISAFFLHALEFVSEVRENHIQLLYFLPLAGFFIGWFYHHFGSNANKGNNLLLEEINSPSSVIPIRMTPFVLVGTLITHLFGGSAGREGTAVQMGGSIAHQIVRVIPMTRKEQESLIILGMSAGFSAVFGTPVAAAIFSIEVILVGSYRWKLFLPSLITAWLSHKVCLAWNVTHSLFPNVSFDWNFTSIVSIFLLAIVSGFVAKSFIHLLHLFSSFGKRWILYPPFRPLIGGILLVCFFTFGLSLDYFGLGVKTIQNAFLESLPKESFLWKLLLTTITIGFGFKGGEVTPLFFIGATLGNLFATFDPMHLALFASVGFISVFSGATNTPLACAIMGMELFGFECGILYLVVTQIAFIISGHTSIYSSQIIAKRKLFHSAKDVGKRISDL, encoded by the coding sequence ATGGTTCGTTGGTGCCTAATCATCATAACAATTGCAAGTATAGTGGGAAGTATTTCGGCTTTCTTTTTACATGCATTAGAATTTGTCTCTGAGGTAAGAGAAAACCACATCCAACTTTTATACTTTTTACCATTGGCAGGTTTTTTCATTGGATGGTTTTACCACCACTTCGGATCAAATGCAAACAAAGGGAACAATCTATTATTGGAAGAAATCAATTCTCCAAGCTCAGTGATTCCCATCCGAATGACTCCATTTGTGTTAGTGGGAACTCTCATCACTCACTTGTTTGGTGGATCGGCGGGTAGGGAAGGGACTGCAGTCCAAATGGGAGGTTCCATTGCCCACCAAATCGTTAGGGTCATCCCGATGACAAGGAAAGAACAAGAGAGCCTAATCATTTTAGGGATGAGTGCTGGTTTTTCTGCTGTATTTGGTACACCAGTTGCCGCGGCCATTTTTTCCATTGAAGTGATTTTGGTTGGTTCCTACCGATGGAAACTTTTTTTGCCTTCACTCATCACAGCATGGTTATCACATAAAGTGTGTTTGGCATGGAATGTGACTCATTCACTCTTTCCAAATGTTTCCTTTGATTGGAATTTTACATCCATTGTAAGTATCTTCTTACTGGCGATTGTATCTGGTTTTGTTGCCAAGAGTTTCATTCATCTCCTCCATTTATTTTCCTCTTTCGGAAAAAGATGGATTTTATACCCACCCTTTCGGCCTCTCATCGGTGGAATCCTGTTAGTTTGTTTTTTTACCTTCGGATTGAGTTTGGATTATTTTGGGCTCGGTGTAAAAACCATACAAAACGCATTTTTAGAATCGTTACCAAAAGAGTCCTTTCTTTGGAAACTCCTCTTAACTACAATTACCATTGGTTTTGGATTCAAAGGTGGAGAAGTAACTCCGCTTTTTTTCATAGGAGCAACTTTAGGGAATTTATTTGCAACATTTGATCCAATGCATCTCGCATTATTTGCGAGTGTTGGTTTTATCTCTGTTTTTTCTGGTGCAACCAATACTCCTTTGGCCTGTGCCATTATGGGGATGGAATTATTTGGTTTTGAATGTGGAATCCTCTATTTGGTTGTAACGCAGATTGCCTTCATCATCTCAGGACACACAAGTATCTATTCCTCACAAATCATTGCCAAACGGAAATTATTTCATTCTGCAAAGGATGTTGGGAAACGAATTTCGGATTTGTAA